In the genome of Polaribacter sp. MED152, one region contains:
- a CDS encoding HU family DNA-binding protein produces the protein MNKSDLIDAMAADAGISKVAAKAALESFTDNVTSALKGGDKVALVGFGTFSVSHRAARSGRNPQTGKTIQIAAKNVAKFKAGAGLSDAVN, from the coding sequence ATGAACAAGTCAGATTTAATCGACGCAATGGCTGCAGACGCAGGAATTTCTAAAGTAGCAGCAAAAGCAGCATTAGAATCTTTTACAGATAATGTAACTTCTGCTTTAAAAGGTGGAGATAAAGTTGCTTTAGTAGGTTTTGGAACTTTTTCAGTTTCTCATAGAGCTGCAAGAAGTGGTAGAAACCCTCAAACTGGTAAAACAATCCAAATCGCTGCTAAAAATGTAGCTAAGTTTAAAGCTGGAGCTGGATTAAGTGATGCTGTAAACTAG
- a CDS encoding peptidylprolyl isomerase gives MQQRTTILKFIKSAILVAFFGLVSTYTSAQIKIDGVAVVIGKNIVLDSDIEKFKQEVEVRSEGKIKISDCEMLEELMQQKLLAHHAVIDSVTVSDEEISSRVERSVAFFTEQFGSVDKVIKAYGFNDLDDLKKELYSVQSENVLIEKEQLKITDKIDVTPEEVRLYYVGLKEDGELPEFSAEIELAQLVIKAKPTEEENQRIINKLNELKKEIEDGANFKMKAIINSDDPGVTNNGGRYEVTKESQFIKEFKEMAFSLDVGQVSKPFKSDFGYHLMQLHEIKGNMRIASHILMQPNVPESLLTETKEKAIKIANDIKLGKITFTEAVRKYSDDEDTKNDDGLLMNPYTGENTWDLTRMDPALYARVAELQKGELSDVYFDENRSGEKMYKFIIMRDRTNTHTADLVNDYVKVQELALAKKKEEAITKWAKEKISDTYIKMSDEHRKCTFEKNWKKETGR, from the coding sequence ATGCAACAAAGAACAACAATCTTAAAATTTATTAAATCAGCAATACTAGTCGCGTTTTTTGGCTTAGTTAGCACATATACATCAGCTCAAATTAAGATTGATGGTGTAGCTGTTGTAATTGGTAAAAACATTGTTTTAGATTCAGATATAGAAAAATTTAAGCAAGAAGTAGAAGTAAGATCAGAAGGAAAAATTAAAATTTCTGATTGTGAAATGTTAGAAGAGTTAATGCAACAAAAATTACTTGCACATCATGCAGTAATTGATAGTGTAACAGTTTCTGATGAAGAAATTTCAAGCAGAGTAGAAAGAAGTGTTGCGTTTTTCACAGAACAATTTGGCTCTGTAGATAAAGTGATAAAAGCTTACGGATTTAATGATTTAGATGATTTAAAGAAAGAACTTTATTCTGTTCAGTCAGAAAATGTGTTGATAGAAAAAGAGCAGTTAAAAATTACAGATAAAATAGATGTAACTCCAGAAGAAGTGCGTTTGTATTATGTAGGTTTAAAAGAAGATGGTGAATTGCCAGAGTTTTCAGCAGAAATAGAGTTGGCACAATTGGTAATTAAAGCAAAGCCAACAGAAGAAGAAAATCAACGAATTATTAATAAGTTGAATGAACTTAAAAAAGAAATTGAAGATGGAGCTAACTTTAAAATGAAGGCTATTATAAACTCAGATGATCCTGGTGTAACAAATAATGGTGGTAGATATGAGGTTACAAAAGAATCTCAATTTATTAAAGAATTTAAAGAAATGGCTTTTTCTTTAGATGTTGGTCAGGTTTCAAAACCTTTTAAATCAGATTTTGGTTATCACTTAATGCAATTGCATGAAATTAAAGGTAATATGAGAATTGCGTCTCATATATTAATGCAACCAAATGTTCCTGAATCATTATTAACAGAAACTAAAGAAAAAGCGATAAAAATTGCTAATGACATTAAACTTGGTAAAATAACATTTACAGAAGCAGTTAGAAAATATTCTGATGATGAAGACACCAAAAATGATGATGGTTTATTAATGAATCCTTACACAGGTGAAAATACTTGGGATTTAACAAGAATGGATCCTGCATTATATGCAAGAGTAGCAGAATTGCAAAAAGGGGAACTATCTGATGTTTATTTTGATGAAAATAGAAGTGGTGAAAAGATGTATAAGTTTATCATAATGAGAGATAGAACTAATACGCACACTGCAGATTTAGTAAACGATTATGTAAAAGTGCAAGAATTAGCTTTGGCTAAGAAAAAAGAAGAGGCTATTACAAAATGGGCTAAAGAAAAAATTTCAGACACTTACATCAAAATGTCTGATGAGCATAGAAAATGTACTTTTGAAAAAAATTGGAAAAAAGAAACAGGTAGATAA
- a CDS encoding DUF493 family protein, whose translation MMSDKKAFYIKLKGQLEDSTEFPSDYMYKFIVPADGNQQKEVQEVFDNKGAVIKTKKSKTGKYISISIVLKLSSADEVISYYKKVEEVEGIISL comes from the coding sequence ATGATGAGCGATAAAAAAGCATTCTATATAAAATTAAAAGGTCAGTTAGAAGATTCAACAGAGTTTCCTTCAGATTATATGTACAAATTTATTGTGCCTGCAGATGGTAATCAGCAAAAAGAGGTGCAAGAAGTTTTTGATAATAAAGGAGCTGTAATTAAAACTAAAAAATCAAAAACAGGAAAATATATCAGCATTTCTATAGTTTTAAAATTAAGCAGTGCAGATGAGGTTATTAGTTATTACAAAAAAGTAGAAGAAGTAGAAGGTATTATATCATTATAA
- a CDS encoding AAA family ATPase has product MKNNQLKIVLIGGPGTGKTSVLNALQARGYFCLEEVSRAVTLQAQKDGIDQLFLTEPLLFSKKLLEGRENQFLEAQNSSENLVFFDRGIPDVKAYLDYFKTDYPSYFTDKCLEYTYDLIFHFAPWKDIHTTDNERYESFEESIKIDEFLKEAYTSLNYKLINVPFGSIKDRTDFIINSLSCE; this is encoded by the coding sequence TTGAAAAATAATCAACTAAAAATTGTTCTAATTGGTGGGCCAGGTACTGGCAAAACAAGCGTTTTGAATGCTTTACAAGCAAGAGGCTATTTTTGCTTAGAAGAAGTTTCTAGAGCCGTAACTTTGCAAGCTCAAAAAGATGGTATAGATCAACTCTTTTTAACAGAGCCACTATTGTTTAGCAAAAAATTATTAGAAGGTAGAGAAAATCAATTTTTAGAAGCGCAAAATAGTAGCGAAAATTTGGTCTTTTTTGATAGAGGCATTCCTGATGTAAAGGCCTATCTAGATTATTTTAAAACTGATTATCCTTCCTATTTTACAGATAAGTGTTTAGAGTATACCTATGATCTCATCTTTCATTTCGCTCCATGGAAAGACATCCATACTACTGATAATGAAAGATATGAGTCTTTTGAAGAGTCAATTAAAATAGATGAATTTCTAAAGGAAGCTTATACATCGTTAAACTACAAGTTGATAAATGTACCTTTTGGATCGATAAAAGATAGAACTGATTTTATTATTAATTCGCTTTCTTGTGAATGA
- a CDS encoding YqgE/AlgH family protein: protein MSHLEPLKGRLLIAEPSILNDSSFNRAIILITEYTENNSVGFILNRPLDYVLKDLIPDIDSNFTVYQGGPVEQDNLYFVHKVPELIPDSIAISDGIFWGGNFDSLKQLLNSGELSSTDIRFFLGYSGWGKNQLKDEININSWFISENNIQNIFSENEDTFWRKKLLEKGGDYKLWANAPNDVSLN from the coding sequence ATGTCGCATTTAGAACCACTTAAAGGTAGATTATTAATTGCAGAACCCTCTATATTAAATGACAGCTCTTTTAATAGGGCTATTATTTTAATTACAGAGTACACAGAAAATAATTCTGTAGGTTTTATTTTAAACAGGCCTTTAGACTATGTTTTAAAAGACCTAATTCCAGATATTGACTCGAACTTCACAGTTTATCAAGGAGGCCCTGTAGAGCAAGATAACTTGTATTTTGTGCATAAAGTTCCAGAACTTATTCCAGATAGTATTGCTATTAGTGATGGTATTTTTTGGGGAGGAAATTTTGATTCTTTAAAGCAGTTGCTGAATTCAGGAGAATTATCATCTACTGATATTCGCTTTTTCTTAGGTTATTCTGGTTGGGGAAAGAATCAACTTAAAGACGAAATCAACATCAATTCTTGGTTTATCTCTGAAAACAATATCCAAAACATATTTTCGGAAAACGAGGATACGTTCTGGCGTAAAAAATTACTAGAAAAAGGAGGAGATTACAAGTTATGGGCTAATGCACCTAATGACGTTTCTCTTAATTAA
- a CDS encoding DUF3822 family protein, whose translation MTEKLQIKNSTKALLNTKNLALSIQFSLDGFSFCIRNTDTKESLYLSNYNFEETLKTPQSLLENIKRIFQENKHLQYDFDSIEVIHENHLSTIVPNEYFDESTLASYLNLSIKTYKNDFIAFDKIESLGINNVYIPYVNINNYLFNSFGEFEYQHHQTVLLEKLLKLPNSEDKIMYVNVSRHYFDVIVLHNNNLVFLNSFHFKTKEDFIYYILFTAEQLALNPEEFKLLFSGIIAKDDELFKVTYQFVRNVDFVKNTNAIFKNLELAHHTNYILLG comes from the coding sequence ATGACAGAAAAATTGCAGATAAAGAATAGTACAAAAGCTTTACTGAATACAAAAAATTTAGCATTATCCATCCAATTTAGTTTGGATGGATTTTCTTTTTGTATAAGAAATACAGACACTAAAGAGTCTTTATATTTATCTAATTACAACTTTGAAGAAACTTTAAAAACGCCTCAAAGTTTATTAGAAAATATAAAACGTATTTTTCAAGAAAATAAGCATTTACAATATGATTTTGATTCTATTGAAGTAATTCATGAAAATCACTTATCTACTATTGTACCGAATGAATATTTTGATGAAAGCACTTTAGCTTCTTATTTAAACTTATCAATAAAAACCTATAAGAATGATTTTATTGCCTTTGATAAAATAGAATCTTTAGGAATCAATAATGTTTACATTCCATATGTAAATATCAACAACTATTTATTTAATAGTTTTGGTGAATTTGAATACCAACATCATCAAACGGTTTTATTAGAAAAGCTTTTAAAGCTGCCTAATTCAGAAGATAAAATAATGTATGTAAATGTTTCCAGACATTATTTTGATGTAATTGTATTGCACAATAATAACCTTGTGTTTTTAAATTCATTTCACTTCAAAACTAAAGAAGATTTCATCTACTACATCTTATTTACTGCTGAGCAATTAGCGTTAAATCCTGAAGAATTTAAACTTCTTTTTAGTGGAATCATTGCAAAAGATGATGAGCTATTTAAAGTTACGTATCAATTTGTAAGAAATGTAGACTTCGTCAAAAACACTAATGCTATTTTTAAGAATTTAGAGCTGGCACATCATACTAACTATATTTTACTAGGATAA
- a CDS encoding MoxR family ATPase encodes MSDVKAVNDLVVKYNTLKSEISKVIVGQEDAVNFTLLSIFCGGHSLLIGVPGLAKTLLVNTVSNVLGLNFKRIQFTPDLMPSDILGSEILDENRHFKFIKGPIFSNIILADEINRTPPKTQAALLEAMQERSVTVSNNHYKLELPFFVLATQNPIEQEGTYPLPEAQLDRFMFSIHLEYPSFKEEVRVVKATTSNVSTSVNAILSSEEIIAIQELVRKIPVTDNVIEYAVGLVGKTRPKSDAATELVQKYLDWGAGPRASQNLILAAKAHAAINGKYSPDIEDVKAVAVPILSHRIVKNYKAEAEGITIQAIIKSLL; translated from the coding sequence ATGTCTGACGTTAAAGCTGTAAACGATTTAGTCGTAAAATACAATACATTAAAATCTGAAATTAGTAAGGTAATTGTTGGTCAAGAAGATGCTGTAAACTTTACCTTATTGTCTATATTTTGTGGTGGCCATTCTTTATTGATTGGTGTGCCAGGTTTGGCAAAAACCTTATTGGTAAATACAGTATCTAATGTTTTAGGTTTAAACTTTAAAAGAATTCAATTTACTCCAGATTTAATGCCTTCAGATATTTTAGGTAGTGAAATCTTAGATGAAAACAGACATTTTAAATTTATAAAAGGCCCAATATTCTCGAACATCATTTTGGCTGATGAAATTAATAGAACTCCGCCAAAAACACAGGCAGCACTTTTAGAGGCAATGCAAGAACGTTCTGTAACTGTATCTAATAATCATTATAAGTTAGAGTTGCCATTCTTTGTATTGGCTACTCAAAACCCTATTGAGCAAGAAGGTACTTACCCATTACCAGAGGCACAATTAGATAGATTCATGTTTTCTATTCATTTAGAGTATCCTTCTTTTAAAGAAGAGGTACGTGTTGTAAAAGCAACTACCAGTAATGTTTCTACAAGTGTAAATGCAATTTTATCGAGCGAAGAAATTATTGCTATTCAAGAATTGGTTCGTAAAATTCCAGTTACAGACAATGTAATAGAATATGCAGTAGGTTTAGTGGGTAAAACAAGGCCAAAATCTGATGCTGCTACAGAATTGGTTCAGAAATATTTAGATTGGGGAGCTGGTCCAAGAGCATCACAAAATTTAATTTTAGCAGCCAAAGCACATGCAGCTATAAATGGTAAATACTCTCCAGATATTGAAGATGTTAAAGCAGTTGCTGTTCCAATTTTATCTCATAGAATTGTAAAAAACTATAAAGCAGAAGCAGAAGGTATTACAATACAAGCTATTATAAAATCTTTGCTTTAA
- a CDS encoding ATP-dependent DNA helicase RecQ gives MINTALEILKKYWNYSSFREPQDQIINAVLQKEDVIALLPTGGGKSICFQVPAFQMDGVCIVISPLIALMNDQVANLKKRNIKAATIKSGASNNEIITLLDNIKFGSYKFLYISPERLQSQLIQQKIKELNVNLVAIDEAHCISEWGHDFRPSYRNINILKTIIPNANFIALTATANNKIINDIALNLELHHPKVFKKSFYRKNLAYQVFDVQDKLGKLLQIFTKTKTPAIVYVNSRRKTKDIATFLNANNFKSSFYHGGLSTKDKDLAFKNWLSESTPIIVATNAFGMGIDKSNVGIVIHFDLPFSIENYIQESGRAGRNEKKSFAVLLKNDSDILVFNDTVKKSIPSLKEIKEVHRKLYQYFTIPLGEITEDFYSFNLLEFSKLYKFTPIKVDTILKILANNGIIILSNTYNQKSTLFFKTSSKNVLSYAIRNIYTKNFINSLLRTYSGLFEQEVKIDEFAIAKKNNMTSGQVKEQLLRLQQDDLLDYNQVETDLEIQFLVPREDDKTINSISKNISKYLTQKDKKSKDFLSYISNNTICRSIQLLNYFEEKSTKKCGVCDVCLSEKRNKKLNISEEIITLLKSKYSLTSQEINQFISANEKDILIHLRELISENIIKINHQNKYQLK, from the coding sequence ATGATAAATACAGCTTTAGAAATATTAAAAAAATACTGGAACTATTCTAGTTTTAGAGAACCACAAGACCAAATTATAAATGCAGTTCTTCAAAAAGAAGATGTAATTGCACTACTACCAACTGGAGGTGGAAAATCTATTTGTTTTCAAGTGCCTGCATTTCAGATGGACGGTGTTTGTATTGTTATTTCTCCTTTGATCGCTTTAATGAATGATCAAGTTGCCAACCTTAAAAAAAGGAACATTAAAGCAGCTACAATTAAATCTGGAGCTTCCAACAATGAAATTATTACTTTGCTTGATAATATTAAGTTTGGTAGTTATAAGTTTCTATATATTTCTCCTGAAAGATTGCAATCACAATTAATTCAGCAAAAAATAAAAGAACTGAATGTAAACCTAGTTGCCATTGATGAAGCGCATTGTATTTCAGAATGGGGACATGATTTTAGGCCTTCCTACAGAAACATCAACATTCTAAAAACTATAATTCCGAATGCTAATTTTATTGCATTAACAGCAACTGCTAACAATAAAATTATTAATGATATTGCTCTGAATTTAGAGTTGCATCATCCAAAAGTTTTTAAAAAATCTTTTTACAGAAAGAACCTAGCTTACCAAGTTTTTGATGTGCAAGACAAATTGGGTAAACTTCTTCAAATCTTCACCAAAACAAAAACACCAGCAATTGTCTATGTAAATTCTAGACGAAAAACAAAAGACATTGCAACTTTTCTAAATGCAAATAACTTTAAAAGTAGTTTTTATCATGGAGGACTTTCTACGAAAGATAAAGATTTAGCCTTTAAAAATTGGCTTTCTGAATCTACGCCAATTATAGTGGCAACAAATGCATTTGGAATGGGAATTGACAAATCTAATGTTGGCATTGTAATTCATTTTGATTTACCATTTTCTATTGAAAACTACATCCAAGAATCTGGAAGAGCAGGAAGAAATGAAAAAAAATCATTCGCAGTTTTACTTAAAAACGATAGTGATATTTTAGTGTTTAATGATACCGTAAAAAAATCAATTCCAAGTCTAAAAGAAATAAAAGAAGTTCATCGAAAATTATATCAATATTTTACAATTCCTTTAGGTGAAATAACAGAAGATTTTTATAGTTTCAACCTTTTAGAATTTTCAAAATTATATAAATTTACACCTATCAAAGTAGATACTATTTTAAAAATTCTTGCCAATAATGGTATTATAATTTTATCGAATACTTATAATCAAAAATCTACATTATTTTTTAAAACATCTAGTAAAAATGTACTTTCTTACGCCATAAGAAATATCTATACTAAAAACTTTATAAACTCATTATTAAGAACTTATTCAGGGTTATTTGAACAAGAAGTTAAAATAGATGAATTTGCAATAGCAAAGAAAAACAACATGACATCTGGACAGGTAAAAGAGCAATTACTACGTTTACAACAAGATGATTTGTTAGATTACAACCAAGTAGAAACTGATTTAGAAATTCAATTTTTAGTACCTAGAGAAGATGACAAAACCATTAACTCTATTTCAAAAAATATATCAAAATATTTAACTCAAAAAGATAAAAAATCGAAGGATTTTTTATCCTACATTTCCAATAATACGATCTGCAGAAGCATTCAATTATTAAATTATTTTGAAGAAAAATCAACTAAAAAATGTGGAGTTTGTGATGTCTGCTTATCAGAAAAAAGAAACAAAAAATTAAACATTTCAGAAGAAATAATTACACTCTTAAAATCAAAATACAGTTTAACTTCTCAGGAAATTAATCAATTTATTAGCGCAAATGAAAAAGACATTTTAATACATTTGCGTGAGTTAATTTCTGAAAATATTATCAAAATTAATCATCAAAATAAATATCAACTAAAATAA
- the fmt gene encoding methionyl-tRNA formyltransferase, with product MKDLRIVFMGTPDFAVTILKHLVDHNYNIVGVITAADKPAGRGRKLNESAVKKYALSENLKVLQPTNLKDESFLNELNSLEVDLQIVVAFRMLPKSVWQLPKFGTFNLHASLLPEYRGAAPIHWAIINGESKTGVTTFFIDEKIDTGEIILQEEINITEDETVGTLHDKLMYLGADLVAKTVNAISEGDIKTKKQPDLEEKQAPKLFPENTRIDWSKSITEIYNQIRGLNPFPAAWTVINNNEEQLKTKLYKVRKVTEEHGFEFGKIISSKNELKVAVNKGFIIIDEIKIAGKKKLDSKSLLNGFVFSENAKML from the coding sequence ATGAAAGATTTACGAATTGTTTTTATGGGTACTCCAGATTTTGCAGTTACAATTTTAAAACATTTAGTAGACCATAATTATAATATTGTTGGTGTAATAACAGCTGCAGATAAACCTGCAGGAAGAGGAAGAAAACTAAATGAATCTGCTGTTAAAAAGTATGCTTTATCAGAAAACTTAAAGGTATTACAACCTACTAATTTAAAAGATGAGTCTTTTTTAAATGAACTTAATTCATTAGAGGTAGATTTACAAATAGTTGTTGCGTTTAGAATGCTACCTAAATCGGTTTGGCAACTACCTAAATTTGGCACATTTAATTTACATGCTTCTCTGTTGCCTGAATATAGAGGTGCTGCACCTATTCATTGGGCTATTATTAATGGCGAAAGTAAAACAGGAGTTACTACCTTTTTTATTGATGAAAAGATAGATACTGGAGAAATCATTCTTCAAGAAGAAATTAATATTACCGAAGATGAAACTGTAGGTACCTTGCATGATAAATTGATGTATTTAGGAGCTGACTTAGTAGCCAAAACAGTAAATGCGATTTCAGAAGGTGATATTAAGACGAAAAAACAACCAGATTTAGAAGAAAAACAAGCGCCCAAGTTATTTCCTGAGAATACAAGAATTGATTGGAGCAAGTCAATTACTGAAATTTACAATCAAATTAGAGGGCTAAATCCATTTCCTGCAGCTTGGACAGTAATAAACAATAATGAAGAGCAACTGAAAACTAAACTTTATAAAGTTCGTAAAGTAACTGAGGAGCATGGTTTTGAATTCGGTAAAATTATAAGTTCAAAAAACGAATTAAAAGTTGCTGTAAACAAAGGGTTCATTATTATAGACGAAATTAAAATTGCAGGTAAGAAAAAACTAGATTCAAAAAGTCTATTAAATGGTTTTGTTTTTTCTGAAAACGCTAAAATGCTTTAA
- a CDS encoding peptidylprolyl isomerase, translating to MKKLILLLFIVFTTASIAQKKDKVLITIGDEKIMVSEFKRVYEKNLDAIDNEEAKDLEKNLDLFINYKLKVKEAYDIKLDTLSSYVKEMKTYRNQLAAPYMQDSAYVSVLVKDAYFRTKNEVKAKHILIRTPKVATPKDTLKAYQKIMKIRDRILKGEDFEKVAEEVSEDESARADAKSGRVGNKGNLGYFSAFKMVYPFENAAYTTKIDEVSMPFRTRFGYHILKVDGLRPSKGEVEVAHILITDKTAKGEEIINTVYNRLEKDEQFKMLARKYSDDTGSKSKGGKLRRFGSGVMVQPFDEVAFSLTKEGEYSKPFRTRFGWHIVQLIKKHPVKSFEEMKKELTSKIRSSDRLQLSEKAVVNRLKKEYKIKEFDNAKSIFNNLKLRSIPSDSLQLPILKINEKSYTQADFVNYIKRRNNKPVFDLFNDFKSQEILEYYKSNLEKTEPDFAHILQEYEDGLLLFELMQQKIWDKASKDTLGLKNFYQKNLTKYNNRELNKIKGEVMNDYQNHLEQLWIADLRNKTAIEVNKKQLKKLIKYYKKE from the coding sequence ATGAAAAAGCTAATCTTATTATTATTTATTGTCTTTACAACAGCGAGCATAGCACAGAAGAAAGATAAAGTTTTAATTACTATTGGTGATGAAAAAATAATGGTATCTGAATTTAAAAGGGTTTACGAAAAAAATTTAGATGCTATAGATAATGAAGAAGCTAAAGATTTAGAAAAAAACCTTGACTTATTTATTAACTATAAGCTTAAGGTTAAAGAGGCTTATGACATTAAGTTAGATACCTTATCATCTTATGTAAAAGAGATGAAAACCTACAGAAATCAGCTTGCTGCACCTTACATGCAAGATTCAGCTTATGTGAGTGTACTTGTTAAAGATGCTTATTTTAGAACTAAGAATGAGGTAAAAGCCAAACACATTTTAATAAGAACTCCTAAAGTAGCCACACCAAAAGATACTTTAAAGGCTTATCAAAAAATAATGAAAATTCGAGATAGAATTTTAAAGGGTGAAGATTTTGAGAAAGTAGCAGAAGAGGTTTCAGAGGATGAATCTGCTAGAGCAGATGCTAAATCAGGTAGAGTAGGTAATAAAGGTAACTTAGGTTATTTTTCTGCTTTTAAAATGGTATATCCTTTTGAAAACGCTGCTTACACTACAAAAATTGATGAAGTTTCTATGCCTTTTAGAACCAGATTTGGTTATCATATTTTAAAGGTTGACGGACTAAGACCTTCAAAAGGAGAGGTAGAAGTAGCTCATATTTTAATTACAGATAAAACTGCTAAAGGAGAAGAAATTATAAACACTGTTTATAATCGTTTAGAAAAGGATGAGCAATTTAAAATGTTAGCTCGTAAATATTCAGATGATACAGGTTCTAAATCTAAAGGAGGTAAATTAAGAAGGTTTGGTTCTGGAGTTATGGTTCAGCCTTTTGATGAAGTTGCTTTTAGTTTAACAAAAGAAGGTGAGTATTCTAAACCTTTTAGAACGCGTTTTGGTTGGCATATTGTTCAGTTAATTAAAAAGCACCCAGTAAAATCTTTTGAGGAAATGAAAAAAGAGCTTACTAGTAAAATTAGATCTAGTGATCGCTTACAGCTTTCTGAAAAAGCAGTTGTAAATAGATTAAAAAAAGAATATAAGATTAAAGAATTCGATAATGCTAAAAGCATTTTTAATAATCTAAAATTAAGAAGCATACCAAGTGATTCTTTACAATTACCAATTCTAAAAATAAACGAGAAAAGCTATACTCAAGCTGATTTTGTAAACTACATCAAAAGAAGAAATAATAAGCCAGTTTTTGACTTGTTTAACGATTTTAAAAGTCAAGAAATTTTAGAATATTATAAAAGTAACTTAGAGAAAACAGAACCAGATTTTGCACATATATTGCAAGAGTATGAAGATGGTTTGTTGCTATTTGAATTAATGCAACAAAAAATTTGGGATAAAGCTTCTAAAGATACTTTAGGGCTTAAAAATTTTTATCAAAAGAATTTAACAAAGTACAATAACAGAGAACTAAATAAAATTAAAGGAGAGGTTATGAATGATTATCAAAATCATTTAGAACAACTCTGGATTGCAGATTTAAGAAATAAAACTGCAATTGAAGTCAACAAAAAACAACTTAAAAAACTCATTAAATATTACAAAAAGGAGTAA
- a CDS encoding RsmD family RNA methyltransferase, with product MRIISGKLKGRRLKAPKNLPVRPTTDMAKEGLFNVLNNTYYFDSIDVIDLFSGTGNISYEFASRGTKNIYAIDANHNCIRYIYNTAKELDLNINTYKSDVYKFLDKTTLQADIIFADPPYDFTTEKFLEIVDLIFKNELLKEEGVLIVEHSKHTDISSHNNHAYDKRYGGNVFSFFENPALEEED from the coding sequence ATGAGAATAATATCAGGAAAATTAAAAGGAAGACGTTTAAAAGCGCCTAAAAACTTACCTGTTCGTCCTACAACAGATATGGCAAAAGAGGGTTTGTTTAATGTACTTAACAATACTTATTATTTTGATAGTATTGATGTAATTGATTTATTTTCTGGAACTGGAAATATTAGTTACGAGTTCGCTTCTAGAGGCACTAAAAACATTTATGCTATAGATGCAAACCATAACTGCATTCGTTATATTTACAACACTGCTAAAGAGCTAGATTTAAACATTAACACCTATAAAAGTGATGTGTACAAATTTCTAGATAAAACTACCTTACAAGCAGATATAATATTTGCAGATCCTCCTTATGATTTTACTACTGAAAAGTTCTTAGAAATTGTAGACTTGATATTCAAAAACGAATTATTAAAAGAAGAGGGTGTTTTAATTGTAGAACATTCCAAACATACAGATATTTCATCGCACAATAATCATGCATATGATAAGAGATATGGAGGAAATGTATTCAGTTTCTTTGAAAATCCTGCTTTAGAAGAGGAAGATTAA